Proteins encoded in a region of the Sterolibacterium denitrificans genome:
- the mltG gene encoding endolytic transglycosylase MltG, with protein MRFLKRLVFAALLLASLAAGWLVWFALTPVVLNNPVGAEKPLDFTIPAGYGLRAVSQRLVDEGMGFSPWQFTVLARLLGKAGAIQAGSYEVEAGVTPWQLLDKLTRGDVSQGALLFVEGMTFRQLRAILDAHPELRHDTAGLSDAEILALIGAEEKHPEGLFFPDTYLFTKRSSDAELLRRAYRAMQQRLAQAWEARAPGLPLKTPYEALILASIVEKETGLAEDRPLVASVFVNRLRIGMALQTDPTVIYGMGEKFDGNLRKRDLQTDTPYNTYRRPGLPPTPIAMPGQAALQAALQPAHSDKLYFVARGDGSSAFSRNLGEHNRAVTQYQRRKERENRR; from the coding sequence ATGCGATTTCTCAAACGCCTTGTTTTTGCGGCGCTGCTGCTGGCCAGTCTTGCCGCCGGTTGGCTGGTCTGGTTCGCGCTGACGCCGGTTGTTCTGAATAATCCGGTCGGCGCGGAAAAACCGCTGGATTTCACGATTCCCGCCGGGTACGGCCTGCGTGCCGTGTCGCAGCGGCTGGTGGATGAGGGCATGGGCTTCTCGCCCTGGCAATTCACCGTGCTGGCGCGTCTGCTGGGCAAGGCCGGAGCGATTCAGGCCGGCAGTTACGAGGTCGAGGCCGGCGTTACGCCCTGGCAACTGCTCGACAAGCTGACCCGGGGCGATGTCAGCCAGGGAGCGCTGCTGTTCGTCGAGGGCATGACCTTCCGCCAGTTGCGCGCGATCCTCGATGCGCACCCGGAACTGCGGCACGATACGGCTGGACTGAGCGATGCGGAAATTCTGGCGCTGATCGGCGCGGAGGAAAAACATCCCGAAGGCCTGTTCTTTCCCGATACCTATCTATTTACCAAGCGGTCGAGCGATGCCGAACTGCTCAGGCGCGCCTACCGGGCGATGCAGCAGCGGCTGGCCCAGGCCTGGGAAGCGCGCGCGCCCGGTTTGCCGCTGAAAACGCCTTACGAAGCGCTGATCCTGGCGTCCATCGTCGAAAAGGAGACGGGACTGGCCGAGGATCGTCCGCTGGTGGCTTCCGTTTTCGTGAATCGCCTGCGTATCGGCATGGCCTTGCAGACCGATCCGACCGTCATCTACGGCATGGGCGAGAAGTTCGACGGCAACCTGCGCAAGCGCGATCTGCAGACGGATACCCCGTACAATACCTATCGGCGTCCCGGCCTGCCGCCGACGCCGATTGCCATGCCGGGGCAGGCGGCCTTGCAGGCGGCCCTGCAGCCGGCGCACAGCGACAAGCTGTATTTCGTCGCGCGTGGCGATGGCTCCAGCGCGTTTTCGCGCAATCTCGGCGAGCACAACCGGGCCGTGACGCAGTACCAAAGACGCAAGGAAAGGGAAAACCGGCGGT
- a CDS encoding YgfZ/GcvT domain-containing protein: protein MNPQWQDFLTQQGLAPDHLDFGQPLAELQSAQSASILVPLTDLGLIRASGADAASFLHNLLTNDIEALAANGANRSGLCTPKGRLLATFLAWRDEDDLLLALADDLHAGILKKLSMYVLRAKVKLSDASDERIILGLAGPQAEQALAALAPLPATNMQTNRFEQGRIIRIGEQRYWLVAEAAAAPALWQQLAGHARPAGLNAWRWLEIAAGIPQISAATREEFTPQMVNYELIGGVSFKKGCYPGQEIVARTQYLGKVKRRMYRAHVANATGAMPAAGTPVFAADDGNPAPQLCGMVVNAAASPQGGHDVLAVLQSASADAGQLHLGSGDGPLLVTAPLPYALG, encoded by the coding sequence ATGAACCCGCAATGGCAAGACTTCCTGACGCAACAGGGCCTCGCTCCGGATCACCTGGATTTCGGCCAGCCCCTGGCCGAGTTGCAAAGCGCCCAATCCGCTTCCATCCTGGTGCCGCTGACCGATCTCGGGCTGATCCGGGCCAGCGGCGCGGATGCGGCTTCCTTCCTCCACAACCTGCTGACCAACGACATCGAAGCCCTGGCCGCCAACGGCGCCAATCGCAGCGGCCTGTGCACCCCAAAAGGGCGGCTGCTGGCCACTTTCCTGGCCTGGCGCGACGAGGACGACCTGCTGCTGGCGCTGGCCGACGACCTGCATGCCGGCATCCTGAAGAAACTCTCGATGTACGTGCTGCGCGCCAAGGTGAAGCTCTCCGATGCCAGCGACGAACGGATCATCCTCGGTCTGGCCGGCCCCCAGGCCGAGCAGGCCCTGGCCGCGCTTGCGCCCTTGCCGGCGACGAACATGCAGACCAACCGCTTCGAACAGGGCCGCATCATCCGCATCGGCGAGCAACGCTACTGGCTGGTTGCCGAAGCTGCTGCGGCGCCGGCGCTCTGGCAGCAACTGGCCGGCCATGCGCGGCCGGCCGGCCTGAATGCCTGGCGCTGGCTGGAAATCGCCGCCGGCATTCCGCAGATCAGCGCCGCCACCCGGGAGGAGTTCACCCCGCAAATGGTCAACTATGAATTGATCGGCGGCGTCAGCTTCAAGAAAGGCTGCTACCCCGGCCAGGAAATCGTCGCTCGCACCCAGTATCTCGGCAAGGTCAAGCGCCGCATGTACCGCGCCCACGTCGCCAACGCGACCGGCGCCATGCCGGCTGCGGGAACCCCCGTCTTCGCCGCGGATGACGGCAATCCCGCTCCCCAGCTCTGCGGCATGGTGGTCAACGCCGCCGCCTCGCCGCAGGGCGGACACGATGTCCTCGCCGTCCTCCAGAGCGCCAGCGCCGATGCCGGCCAGTTGCATCTGGGCAGCGGCGACGGTCCGCTGCTCGTCACCGCCCCGCTGCCCTACGCGCTGGGCTGA
- a CDS encoding NRDE family protein, producing MCLILLAWQAHPEYPLIVAANRDEFFDRPTASAQFWPGNPALLAGRDLLAGGTWLGITRNGRFAALTNYREVKERPSPPPALSRGRLVSDFLQDSGSAPAYLAALAAHADDYQAFNLICGSLADGLWYYSNRDQNGGFSAVKPAKALGPGIYGLSNNLLDTPWPKVAQGKSALARALATLPREAPLFELLRDDHTHADDQLPRTGISLEWERALSAAFIRAPHYGTRSSTVLLCDRRQVISFDEQSYRPDGATGTAETAGMPPAVSQRSRFRFRLDTDAC from the coding sequence ATGTGCCTGATCCTCCTGGCCTGGCAGGCACATCCGGAATACCCGCTGATCGTTGCGGCCAATCGCGACGAATTCTTCGATCGGCCGACCGCCAGCGCGCAATTCTGGCCGGGAAACCCGGCACTGCTGGCCGGCCGCGATCTGCTCGCCGGCGGCACCTGGCTGGGCATCACCCGCAACGGGCGTTTTGCCGCCCTGACCAACTACCGGGAAGTCAAGGAGCGGCCCAGCCCGCCGCCGGCGCTGTCGCGCGGCCGGCTGGTCAGCGATTTTCTCCAGGACAGCGGCAGCGCGCCCGCCTATCTGGCCGCCCTGGCCGCGCACGCCGATGATTATCAAGCCTTCAACCTGATCTGCGGCAGCCTGGCCGACGGCCTCTGGTACTACTCGAATCGCGATCAAAACGGCGGCTTTTCCGCCGTCAAGCCCGCCAAGGCGCTGGGCCCCGGCATCTACGGCCTCAGCAACAACCTGCTCGATACGCCCTGGCCCAAGGTCGCCCAAGGCAAATCGGCGCTGGCGCGAGCGCTCGCCACCCTGCCGCGGGAAGCGCCGCTCTTCGAGTTACTGCGTGACGATCACACCCATGCTGACGACCAGCTGCCACGCACCGGCATCAGCCTCGAATGGGAACGCGCACTCTCCGCCGCCTTCATCCGCGCGCCGCATTACGGCACGCGCAGCTCGACCGTGCTGCTTTGCGATCGCCGGCAGGTCATCAGCTTCGACGAACAGAGTTATCGGCCGGATGGTGCTACGGGTACGGCGGAAACGGCGGGCATGCCGCCTGCGGTCAGTCAGCGCAGCCGCTTCCGTTTCAGGCTGGACACGGACGCCTGCTGA
- a CDS encoding GNAT family N-acetyltransferase, translated as MEIAEYRVVGGDWPALRAGARVVRERVFIGEKGIAPALEWDEFDSDPLCRHVVAVDAAGNAIGTGRLLADEAAGRGKDRSGGSGRMGRIAVLPAWRGQGVGGSLLRRLLEQASQAGMRQVRLHARADAQAFYRRFGFVAEGEPFMETGSPHVLMRRGL; from the coding sequence GTGGAGATTGCCGAATATCGCGTCGTCGGCGGTGATTGGCCGGCGCTGCGGGCCGGTGCGCGGGTGGTGCGGGAACGGGTGTTCATCGGCGAGAAAGGGATCGCGCCGGCGCTGGAGTGGGATGAATTCGATTCCGATCCGCTTTGCCGCCACGTGGTGGCCGTGGATGCGGCAGGGAATGCCATCGGCACGGGACGGTTGCTGGCTGATGAGGCTGCCGGTCGAGGTAAGGATCGCAGCGGAGGCAGTGGACGCATGGGCCGCATCGCCGTTCTGCCGGCCTGGCGCGGGCAGGGCGTGGGCGGCAGTCTGTTGCGGCGTCTGCTGGAGCAGGCGAGCCAGGCGGGGATGCGGCAGGTGCGCCTGCACGCGCGGGCGGATGCCCAGGCGTTTTACCGGCGTTTCGGCTTTGTCGCCGAGGGCGAGCCGTTCATGGAGACCGGCTCGCCGCACGTGTTGATGCGGCGTGGGTTGTAA
- the tadA gene encoding tRNA adenosine(34) deaminase TadA, with protein MMGILETDTRMMQLALELAHAAAGCDEVPVGAVVVDPGGRIVGRGYNQPIGRHDPTAHAEIMALRAAAEALGNYRLPGCTLYVTLEPCVMCAGAMMHARLAKIVYGARDPKTGACGSVVDLFAEGRLNHHAEVVGGVLAAECGSLLSSFFAARRQRTEVV; from the coding sequence ATGATGGGAATCTTGGAAACCGATACCCGCATGATGCAGCTTGCGCTGGAGCTGGCGCATGCGGCAGCCGGTTGCGACGAGGTGCCCGTCGGGGCGGTGGTGGTCGATCCCGGCGGACGGATCGTCGGGCGCGGCTATAACCAGCCGATCGGTCGCCATGATCCGACGGCCCATGCCGAAATCATGGCGCTGCGGGCTGCGGCTGAGGCGCTGGGCAATTATCGCCTGCCGGGCTGCACGCTGTACGTCACGCTGGAGCCTTGCGTGATGTGCGCCGGCGCCATGATGCACGCGCGTCTGGCGAAAATCGTTTATGGCGCGCGCGACCCCAAGACCGGCGCTTGCGGCAGTGTGGTCGATCTGTTCGCGGAAGGGCGGCTCAACCATCATGCCGAAGTGGTCGGCGGGGTGCTGGCGGCGGAGTGCGGCAGCTTGTTGTCGTCGTTTTTTGCTGCGCGGCGGCAGCGGACAGAGGTGGTCTGA
- a CDS encoding peptidylprolyl isomerase, with the protein MPRFAKESFSSISPLFSALALAILLTAPIPAQAASDTAAMVNGQAIKRSRVDLIVKDVADAGRKADPQAVLDALVTNELLAQEAQRQGIDRQAGFAERMENRQKELLATQLIRDHLRRNPVTEERLKAEYEKFRAAVGEKEYSARHILLKTEAEAKEVIALLVKGADFAKLAKEKSQDAATREKGGQLAWFARNAVIPPLGQAAASLQKGLYTTLPLRSRAGWHVLKLEDVRDLQVPAYDAMKARLRQRLVAQQTRKLIEGLRSKANIEMLK; encoded by the coding sequence ATGCCTCGTTTTGCGAAAGAATCGTTTTCCAGTATTTCCCCGCTGTTTTCCGCGCTGGCGCTGGCCATCCTGCTGACGGCTCCGATTCCGGCACAGGCGGCCAGTGATACGGCGGCGATGGTGAATGGGCAGGCAATCAAGCGCAGCCGGGTCGATTTGATCGTCAAGGATGTTGCGGATGCGGGCCGGAAGGCGGATCCGCAGGCCGTGCTCGATGCCTTGGTCACCAATGAGCTGCTCGCCCAGGAGGCGCAGCGGCAGGGTATCGACCGCCAGGCGGGATTTGCCGAACGCATGGAGAATCGCCAGAAGGAGCTGCTGGCCACGCAGTTGATCCGCGATCACCTGCGGCGCAATCCGGTGACGGAAGAGAGGCTGAAGGCCGAGTACGAGAAGTTCCGGGCGGCCGTGGGCGAGAAGGAATACAGCGCCCGCCACATCCTGCTGAAGACGGAGGCAGAGGCCAAGGAGGTCATCGCCCTGCTGGTCAAGGGCGCGGATTTTGCCAAACTGGCCAAGGAGAAGTCGCAGGATGCGGCGACCCGCGAAAAGGGCGGGCAGCTTGCCTGGTTTGCCCGAAACGCGGTGATTCCGCCGCTCGGTCAGGCTGCGGCCAGTTTGCAGAAGGGCTTGTATACGACGCTGCCGCTGCGCAGTCGCGCCGGCTGGCATGTGCTGAAGCTGGAGGACGTGCGCGATCTGCAGGTGCCGGCTTACGATGCGATGAAGGCACGCCTGCGGCAGCGGCTGGTTGCCCAGCAGACGCGCAAGCTGATCGAGGGGCTGCGCAGCAAGGCGAATATCGAGATGCTGAAGTAA
- a CDS encoding autotransporter domain-containing protein, giving the protein MNKNHRIIWNEVRNCFVVASEKTKSRGKPSTTRKTIAAAVAALLMGAPGMAAAVCSGTTPLSSAVSVTQCYDNVAAQITGSGSIIHQDLAHALGIIATDASLNNAGFVLANTTPVELSQDPGIAADALGIRFTHGLAAPLGLNNTGTISALVTDHYANSVDATAILIADADAPEGALGDLSSSLTNGNMISAIASSDLDGGEDAGTAPFVVQANGIVAGNLTDTGVLTNSGTIDVHATASGEDVMAYAHGVSLVGLRSEGAEATYAETFTSHTVFAGGDLAGSLSNTGTISANAQATGGSSASAAAYGIDLEGNLSGSLSNTGSIAASATATSMDNAYAAAYGILATNNPEIKSYTYDGGYSSAENPTGILSGSLTNSGTISAVANAEGGDGYAVAIARGVQFEGGIAAGGELTNDGSITADAHAMADYARSGAFAVFLGGGEDSAGSLSGTLVNNDLIHAQATAEGTELAWADAAGIVVAGEDGLVTLMAQAGGAGLTNNGTIEAYANATAAGEDAYYAGANALGIGGGGGGLSVPLINTGLIDVQATATLTEASYAASNVTAFARAEGISFGGLSSLDNQGDILVSATADASAYAYAYAYAYGISISTLNGALDNSGNIEVASTATGEEDAYAVAYGIMIGGNSAELTNSGTIAATATATGEDHAYAAAYGITIGGNYAGLTNSGTIAAAATATGEDAYAVAYGIMIGGNFADLTNSKTITATATATGEDAYAAAYGITIGGNYADLTNSGTIAAAATATGEDAYAVAYGIMIGGNFADLTNSKTITATATANGEDADAAAYGITIGGQFADLTNSGTITATATADGEDAYAIAYGLRIGYMGEDASLTNSGTITATATATASGEDAEAYAAGVIVGEDLYGTLTNTGTISATATATASGEDAEAYASGVIVGEDLYGTLTNSGTISATATSTASGEDAEAYASGVIVGEDLYSTLTNSGTISATATSTASGEDAEAYAFGVIVGEDLYGTLANSGTITATATADGEDAYAEAYGVRIGYMGEDAALTNSSTITATATATGDDEAYAAAYGVRIGYMGEDALLTNSGTIGATATASGEDAEAYAAGVVVGEDMYGTLTNSSNISATATADGENAYAEAYGVRIGYMGEDAALTNSGTISATATASGEDAEAYAYGVYAGELNGTLTNSGTITGTADNPANGYSLYVDGGSGTINNLAGGVLKGNLYVGEDVTVNNAGLVSIPAGAHGYINSDYTQQKGGVLEIGVVSASGEDGYGTLDVRGTADLSESDTIAVRVKPINTLDKGDKLNNVVNAPSAEGGLLLASGNAAEGDTVKVIGTPLFTYRGEVDAHHNIDIYIDDERTFNEVLDSQGNASIAGIGSTLDELNNAYGGGEDGSGPMDELIDVLYGLNSVEELARAAQSLTPLISSHITQATQGVMQDVNRIIQARQEGNRGLSSGEQFYGDGNFWFKPFGSRADQKQRGGVDGYRAKSYGLAFGADAVVSNATRVGAAFTYANSDVDAKSVIRQWGDVDSYQLAFYGSHSLDERTDVNFQVDFGHHKNDVGRSLLVPTPAVAKGSFNAWSGHVGGGIGRNYVLDASTTLTPSFRADYSYLRTKGYTETGAGLLNLTVNGFNVDELVLSVDGKLSRDLGSGTSFVANLGLGYDALADRTSITSAFVGGGSAFATQGIDPSKWLVRGGLGLVMKKDKSYEVTARYDAEGRSKYTNQTASVKVRIPF; this is encoded by the coding sequence ATGAACAAGAACCATCGCATCATCTGGAACGAGGTGCGTAACTGCTTCGTCGTTGCCAGTGAAAAGACCAAGAGCCGGGGCAAGCCCTCAACCACCCGCAAGACCATTGCCGCCGCCGTGGCCGCGCTGCTGATGGGCGCGCCCGGCATGGCGGCGGCTGTTTGCAGCGGTACGACCCCGTTGAGCAGTGCCGTGAGCGTTACGCAGTGCTACGATAACGTGGCCGCTCAGATAACAGGCAGCGGTTCCATCATTCATCAGGATCTTGCGCATGCGCTCGGCATCATCGCGACGGATGCCAGCCTGAACAACGCCGGCTTCGTTCTGGCCAATACCACGCCCGTGGAGTTGAGCCAGGATCCCGGGATAGCCGCCGATGCGCTGGGGATCAGGTTCACCCATGGCCTGGCAGCGCCGCTGGGCCTGAACAATACGGGAACCATCAGTGCGCTGGTAACGGATCACTATGCAAACAGCGTGGACGCGACGGCCATTCTCATCGCCGACGCTGACGCCCCTGAAGGCGCATTGGGCGACCTGTCGAGCAGCCTGACCAACGGCAATATGATCAGCGCCATCGCCTCTTCCGATCTTGATGGCGGCGAAGATGCGGGCACGGCGCCGTTTGTCGTTCAGGCCAACGGCATCGTTGCCGGCAACCTGACCGATACCGGCGTGCTGACCAACAGCGGCACCATCGACGTGCATGCCACGGCATCTGGCGAAGATGTCATGGCGTATGCCCATGGCGTCAGTCTGGTCGGCCTGCGCTCCGAGGGCGCTGAGGCGACGTATGCGGAAACATTCACTAGCCACACCGTGTTTGCTGGCGGCGACCTGGCCGGCTCGCTGAGCAATACCGGCACCATCTCGGCGAATGCGCAAGCCACGGGAGGCTCCTCTGCCAGCGCGGCTGCCTATGGCATCGATCTCGAAGGTAATCTCTCCGGCTCGTTGAGCAATACGGGCAGCATCGCCGCCAGCGCGACCGCCACCAGCATGGACAATGCCTATGCTGCTGCCTACGGCATACTGGCAACCAACAATCCTGAGATCAAGAGTTACACTTATGACGGCGGCTATTCAAGCGCCGAAAACCCCACCGGCATCCTCTCCGGTTCGCTGACCAACAGCGGTACCATCTCGGCCGTGGCAAATGCCGAGGGTGGGGATGGATATGCCGTTGCCATCGCTCGTGGCGTTCAGTTCGAAGGCGGGATTGCGGCAGGCGGCGAGTTGACCAATGACGGCAGCATCACGGCGGACGCCCATGCCATGGCTGACTATGCCCGATCCGGCGCCTTTGCCGTTTTCCTCGGTGGTGGCGAGGATAGCGCGGGCAGTCTGTCCGGCACCCTGGTCAACAACGATCTGATCCATGCGCAGGCCACGGCGGAGGGCACCGAATTGGCTTGGGCCGATGCGGCCGGCATCGTGGTTGCTGGTGAAGATGGCCTTGTTACACTAATGGCTCAGGCGGGGGGGGCCGGGCTGACCAATAACGGCACGATAGAGGCTTACGCCAATGCCACAGCGGCAGGGGAAGACGCTTACTATGCCGGTGCCAATGCCTTGGGGATCGGTGGCGGTGGCGGCGGCTTGTCTGTTCCCTTGATCAACACCGGGCTGATCGACGTTCAGGCGACGGCGACCTTGACAGAGGCTTCGTACGCGGCGTCCAACGTAACTGCGTTTGCCCGTGCTGAGGGGATCAGTTTCGGCGGGTTGAGTTCGCTGGATAACCAGGGCGATATCCTTGTCAGCGCCACGGCCGATGCGTCTGCGTATGCTTACGCCTATGCTTATGCCTACGGTATTTCCATCTCTACCCTGAATGGCGCGCTCGACAACAGCGGCAATATCGAAGTTGCATCCACGGCGACTGGCGAGGAGGATGCCTATGCCGTTGCCTACGGCATCATGATCGGCGGGAACTCTGCCGAGCTGACCAACAGCGGCACGATCGCCGCCACGGCGACGGCTACGGGCGAGGACCATGCCTATGCCGCTGCCTACGGCATCACGATCGGCGGGAATTACGCCGGTCTGACCAATAGCGGCACGATCGCCGCAGCGGCGACGGCCACTGGCGAGGATGCCTATGCCGTTGCCTACGGCATCATGATCGGCGGGAATTTCGCCGATCTGACCAACAGCAAAACGATCACCGCCACGGCGACGGCTACGGGCGAGGATGCCTATGCCGCTGCCTACGGCATCACGATCGGCGGGAATTACGCCGATCTGACCAATAGCGGCACGATCGCCGCAGCGGCGACGGCCACTGGCGAGGATGCCTATGCCGTTGCCTACGGCATCATGATCGGCGGGAATTTCGCCGATCTGACCAACAGCAAAACGATCACCGCGACGGCAACGGCCAATGGTGAGGACGCTGATGCCGCAGCCTACGGCATCACGATCGGCGGGCAGTTCGCCGATTTGACCAATAGTGGCACGATCACCGCTACGGCAACGGCCGATGGCGAGGATGCCTATGCCATTGCCTATGGCCTGCGTATTGGCTACATGGGCGAAGATGCATCGCTGACCAACAGCGGCACGATCACCGCCACGGCGACGGCCACTGCCAGTGGAGAGGATGCCGAAGCCTATGCCGCTGGTGTCATCGTTGGTGAAGATCTGTATGGCACGTTGACCAACACCGGCACGATCAGCGCCACGGCGACGGCCACTGCCAGTGGCGAGGATGCCGAGGCCTATGCTTCCGGCGTCATCGTTGGCGAAGATCTGTACGGCACGTTGACCAACAGCGGCACGATCAGTGCAACGGCAACGTCGACGGCCAGTGGCGAGGATGCCGAGGCCTATGCTTCCGGCGTCATCGTTGGCGAAGATCTGTACAGCACGTTGACCAATAGCGGCACGATCAGTGCAACGGCAACGTCGACGGCCAGTGGCGAGGATGCCGAAGCCTATGCTTTCGGCGTCATCGTTGGTGAAGATCTGTACGGCACGTTGGCCAACAGCGGCACGATCACCGCGACGGCCACGGCCGATGGCGAGGATGCCTATGCCGAGGCTTACGGCGTGCGTATTGGCTACATGGGCGAAGACGCAGCGCTGACCAACAGCAGCACGATCACCGCCACGGCGACGGCCACGGGCGACGACGAGGCCTATGCCGCAGCTTACGGCGTGCGTATTGGTTACATGGGCGAAGACGCATTACTGACCAACAGCGGCACGATCGGTGCAACGGCGACGGCCAGTGGCGAGGACGCCGAAGCCTATGCCGCCGGCGTCGTCGTTGGTGAAGATATGTACGGCACCTTGACCAACAGCAGCAATATCAGCGCGACGGCCACGGCCGATGGTGAGAATGCCTATGCCGAGGCTTACGGCGTGCGTATTGGTTACATGGGCGAAGACGCAGCGCTGACCAACAGCGGCACGATCAGCGCAACGGCGACGGCCAGTGGCGAGGACGCCGAAGCCTATGCCTATGGCGTCTACGCCGGTGAACTGAACGGCACATTGACCAACTCCGGCACCATCACCGGTACTGCGGATAATCCGGCCAACGGCTATTCGCTGTATGTCGATGGCGGCAGCGGTACGATCAACAACCTCGCAGGCGGTGTGCTGAAGGGCAACCTGTATGTCGGTGAGGATGTGACGGTCAATAACGCCGGGCTCGTTTCGATTCCCGCCGGTGCCCACGGCTACATCAACAGCGACTACACCCAGCAGAAGGGCGGGGTGCTGGAGATCGGCGTGGTATCCGCCTCCGGAGAAGACGGGTACGGCACCCTGGACGTCCGTGGTACGGCAGACCTGAGCGAGAGCGACACCATCGCCGTGCGCGTCAAGCCGATCAATACGCTCGATAAGGGCGACAAGCTCAACAACGTGGTGAATGCGCCCAGCGCTGAAGGCGGGTTGCTGCTTGCGAGCGGCAACGCCGCGGAGGGCGATACCGTCAAGGTGATCGGTACGCCGTTGTTCACTTACCGTGGCGAGGTCGATGCGCACCACAACATCGACATCTATATCGACGACGAGCGTACCTTTAACGAGGTGCTCGATTCCCAGGGTAATGCTTCCATTGCCGGTATCGGTTCCACGCTCGATGAGCTGAATAATGCGTACGGTGGGGGCGAGGATGGCAGCGGCCCGATGGATGAGTTGATCGATGTGCTGTACGGCCTGAACTCGGTGGAAGAGCTGGCCCGGGCCGCGCAGTCGCTGACGCCGCTGATTTCCTCGCATATCACCCAGGCGACGCAGGGCGTGATGCAGGATGTGAATCGCATCATCCAGGCACGCCAGGAGGGCAATCGCGGCCTGTCTTCGGGTGAGCAGTTCTACGGGGACGGCAACTTCTGGTTCAAGCCCTTCGGCTCACGTGCGGATCAGAAGCAGCGCGGCGGTGTCGATGGCTATCGCGCCAAGTCGTATGGCCTGGCCTTCGGCGCGGATGCGGTGGTTTCCAACGCAACCCGCGTCGGCGCGGCCTTCACCTACGCCAACAGCGATGTGGATGCCAAATCGGTGATCCGCCAGTGGGGCGATGTGGATAGCTATCAGCTGGCGTTCTACGGCAGCCATAGCCTGGATGAGCGGACGGATGTGAACTTCCAGGTGGACTTCGGCCATCACAAGAATGACGTGGGCCGCAGCCTCCTGGTGCCGACACCCGCCGTGGCCAAGGGCAGTTTCAACGCCTGGAGCGGCCATGTCGGTGGCGGTATCGGCCGCAACTATGTGCTGGATGCCAGCACTACCCTCACGCCGTCCTTCCGCGCCGATTACAGCTATCTGCGCACCAAGGGCTACACCGAAACCGGCGCCGGCCTGCTGAATCTGACGGTGAATGGTTTCAATGTGGATGAACTGGTGCTGTCCGTGGATGGCAAGCTGAGCCGTGATCTGGGCAGCGGTACGAGCTTCGTGGCGAACCTGGGTCTGGGCTACGATGCGCTGGCGGATCGGACTTCGATTACTTCGGCCTTCGTCGGCGGCGGTTCGGCCTTCGCCACCCAGGGCATCGATCCGTCGAAGTGGCTGGTGCGCGGCGGCCTCGGTCTGGTGATGAAGAAGGACAAGTCCTACGAAGTCACGGCGCGTTACGATGCCGAAGGCCGCTCCAAGTACACCAACCAGACGGCTTCGGTGAAGGTCAGGATTCCGTTCTGA